The proteins below come from a single Vitis vinifera cultivar Pinot Noir 40024 chromosome 9, ASM3070453v1 genomic window:
- the LOC100251409 gene encoding subtilisin-like protease SBT1.4 translates to MGIPSSLFSLILCLSLVSATLSLDESQTFVVHVSKSHKPSAYATHHHWYSSIVRSLASSGQPSKILYSYERAANGFSARLTAAQASELRRVPGVLSVLPDRAHQIHTTRTPHFLGLADNYGLWPNSDYADDVIIGVLDTGIWPEIRSFSDSGLSPVPNSWNGVCDTGPDFPASACNRKIIGARAFFKGYEGALGRPMDESVESKSPRDTEGHGTHTASTAAGSVVQDASLFEFAKGEARGMAVKARIAAYKICWSLGCFDSDILAAMDQAVADGVDIISLSVGATGLAPRYDHDSIAIGAFGAMDHGVLVSCSAGNSGPDPLTAVNIAPWILTVGASTIDREFPADVVLGDGRIFGGVSIYSGDPLKDTNLPLVYAGDCGSRFCFTGKLNPSQVSGKIVICDRGGNARVEKGTAVKMALGAGMILANTGDSGEELIADSHLLPATMVGQIAGDKIKEYVKSKAFPTATIVFRGTVIGTSPPAPKVAAFSSRGPNHLTPEILKPDVIAPGVNILAGWTGSKAPTDLDVDPRRVEFNIISGTSMSCPHVSGLAALLRKAYPKWTPAAIKSALMTTAYNLDNSGNNIADLATGNQSSPFIHGAGHVDPNRALYPGLVYDIDANDYISFLCAIGYDTERIAIFVRRHTTVDCNTEKLHTPGDLNYPAFSVVFNFDHDPVHQGNEIKLKRVVKNVGSSANAVYEVKVNPPEGIEVDVSPKKLVFSKENQTASYEVSFTSVESYIGSRFGSIEWSDGTHIVRSPVAVRFHQDAVSSI, encoded by the coding sequence ATGGGgattccttcttcccttttcTCCCTCATTCTCTGCCTCTCTCTTGTCTCTGCAACTTTATCGTTGGACGAATCACAGACGTTCGTCGTCCACGTGTCTAAATCTCATAAGCCATCCGCTTACGCCACCCACCACCACTGGTACTCCTCCATCGTCCGGTCACTCGCCTCCTCAGGGCAGCCCTCCAAGATTCTTTACAGCTACGAGCGAGCTGCCAATGGCTTCTCCGCTAGGCTTACTGCCGCTCAGGCGTCGGAGCTCCGTCGCGTCCCCGGTGTGCTTTCGGTATTGCCGGACCGGGCACACCAGATTCACACCACTCGCACTCCTCATTTCCTTGGCCTGGCCGACAACTATGGGCTTTGGCCCAACTCTGATTACGCCGATGATGTGATTATTGGAGTTCTTGACACTGGGATATGGCCGGAGATTAGGAGTTTCTCCGATTCGGGGCTGTCTCCGGTGCCAAATAGCTGGAATGGTGTTTGTGACACTGGGCCTGATTTTCCCGCGTCGGCGTGTAACCGGAAAATTATCGGAGCGAGAGCTTTTTTCAAAGGGTATGAGGGTGCTCTTGGACGGCCGATGGATGAATCGGTTGAGTCGAAATCGCCGAGAGACACAGAAGGACATGGGACTCACACGGCTTCAACGGCCGCTGGATCTGTGGTTCAAGACGCCAGTTTGTTTGAATTCGCAAAAGGAGAAGCTAGAGGCATGGCGGTAAAAGCTAGGATTGCTGCGTACAAGATCTGTTGGAGCCTAGGTTGTTTCGATTCAGATATACTCGCAGCGATGGATCAAGCGGTCGCCGATGGTGTTGATATCATTTCACTCTCCGTGGGAGCCACAGGCTTAGCTCCTCGGTACGATCATGACTCCATCGCAATCGGAGCGTTTGGAGCGATGGATCATGGTGTCCTTGTGTCGTGTTCCGCAGGAAATTCTGGGCCCGATCCGCTCACTGCGGTGAATATCGCGCCATGGATTTTAACTGTTGGTGCCTCAACGATTGACAGGGAGTTTCCGGCGGATGTGGTTCTCGGCGACGGGAGAATCTTCGGTGGTGTGTCTATATACTCCGGCGATCCTCTAAAGGACACTAATCTCCCATTAGTTTACGCTGGTGACTGCGGAAGCAGATTCTGCTTCACCGGAAAACTCAATCCCTCTCAAGTGTCTGGAAAAATCGTCATCTGCGATCGTGGAGGCAACGCGAGAGTAGAGAAGGGAACAGCCGTCAAAATGGCTCTCGGTGCCGGAATGATACTGGCCAACACTGGAGACAGCGGGGAAGAGCTCATCGCCGACTCACATCTTCTCCCAGCCACCATGGTGGGCCAGATCGCCGGCGATAAAATCAAAGAATACGTTAAATCAAAGGCATTTCCCACTGCAACCATTGTCTTCCGCGGCACTGTGATAGGAACTTCACCGCCTGCGCCCAAAGTCGCAGCGTTCTCCAGCCGCGGCCCCAACCACCTCACCCCCGAAATTCTTAAACCGGATGTCATAGCCCCAGGCGTTAACATCTTGGCAGGTTGGACCGGGTCCAAGGCTCCAACCGATTTAGACGTCGATCCGAGACGAGTCGAGTTCAATATAATTTCTGGCACCTCCATGTCCTGCCCGCACGTAAGCGGATTGGCCGCTTTGCTTCGAAAAGCCTACCCGAAATGGACCCCAGCTGCCATAAAGTCTGCCCTGATGACAACCGCTTACAACTTGGACAACTCCGGCAACAACATCGCCGATCTGGCCACCGGCAACCAATCATCACCGTTCATTCACGGCGCTGGCCACGTGGATCCCAACAGAGCTCTCTACCCAGGATTGGTCTACGACATTGACGCCAACGACTACATATCATTCCTCTGCGCCATTGGCTACGACACCGAAAGAATCGCCATTTTTGTAAGACGCCACACCACTGTGGATTGCAACACAGAGAAGCTCCATACTCCGGGCGATCTCAACTACCCAGCATTCTCAGTGGTATTCAATTTTGATCATGATCCAGTACACCAAGGAAATGAAATTAAGCTGAAGAGGGTGGTTAAGAACGTTGGAAGCTCGGCGAATGCGGTGTATGAAGTGAAGGTGAATCCTCCGGAAGGCATCGAAGTCGATGTTTCGCCGAAGAAGCTGGTGTTCAGTAAAGAGAATCAAACGGCGTCGTACGAGGTGTCGTTCACCAGTGTTGAATCCTACATCGGGTCGAGGTTTGGGTCCATAGAATGGAGCGACGGGACTCACATTGTGAGGAGCCCAGTGGCGGTCAGGTTTCATCAGGACGCGGTGTCTTCCATATGA
- the LOC100251577 gene encoding subtilisin-like protease SBT1.4 — MHANKVLVPICKERVREQQPMEIPSLLFFLLLLCLSLVSAAFSSNDSQNFIVHVSKSHKPTAFASHHQWYASIVQSLTSSTQPSRILYSYEHAATGFSARLTAGQASELRRIPGVLSVWPEQVHEVHTTHTPHFLGLANDSGLWPNSDYADDVIIGVLDTGIWPELRSFNDSELSPVPESWKGVCETGPDFPACNRKIIGARTFHRGYESALGRQIDESEESKSPRDTEGHGTHTASTAAGSVVQNASMFEYANGEARGMATKARIAVYKICWNQGCLDSDILAAMDQAIADGVHVISLSVGAKGLAPKYDRDSIAIGAFGAMEHGVIVSCSVGNSGPKPFTAVNIAPWILTVGASTIDREFPADVVLGNGRIFRGVSLYTGDPLNATHLPLVLADECGSRLCVAGKLNPSLVSGKIVVCDRGGGKRVEKGRAVKLAGGAGMILANTKTTGEELVADSHLIPATMVGKTAGDEIKRYADSKSSPTATIAFRGTVMGNSLLAPKVASFSSRGPNRLTPEILKPDVIAPGVNILAGWTGSNSPTGLDMDERRVEFNIISGTSMACPHVSGLAALLRKAHPDWSPAAIKSALMTTAYNSDNSGSQITDLATGNKSTPLIHGSGHVNPIGALDPGLVYDIGPDDYVTFLCSVGYSENIEIFVRDGTKVNCDSQKMKPGDLNYPSFSVVFNADSAVIKRGRVVKHKRVVRNVGSSKNAVYSVKVNPPPSVKINVSPSKLVFTEKNQVASYEVTFTSVGASLMTEFGSIEWTDGSHRVRSPVAVRWHNDLVASM, encoded by the coding sequence ATGCATGCAAATAAGGTCTTGGTTCCAATTTGTAAGGAGAGAGTCAGAGAACAACAGCCCATGGAGATTCCTTCTCTGcttttcttcctcctcctcctctgcCTCTCTCTTGTCTCTGCAGCATTCTCATCCAACGATTCACAGAATTTCATCGTCCACGTGTCTAAATCTCATAAACCCACTGCCTTCGCCTCCCACCACCAATGGTACGCGTCCATCGTGCAATCACTCACCTCCTCAACACAGCCCTCCAGGATTCTCTACAGCTACGAACATGCCGCCACTGGCTTCTCCGCTAGGCTCACCGCCGGTCAGGCGTCGGAGCTCCGTCGCATCCCTGGTGTCCTGTCCGTGTGGCCGGAACAGGTCCACGAGGTTCACACCACTCACACTCCTCACTTCCTTGGCCTGGCGAACGACTCTGGCCTTTGGCCAAACTCTGATTATGCTGATGATGTGATTATTGGAGTTCTGGACACTGGAATATGGCCGGAGCTACGGAGTTTCAACGATTCGGAGCTATCTCCAGTGCCAGAGAGCTGGAAAGGTGTTTGTGAGACCGGGCCTGATTTTCCAGCGTGTAACCGAAAAATCATCGGAGCGAGAACTTTCCACAGAGGATATGAGAGCGCTCTCGGACGGCAGATTGATGAATCGGAAGAGTCCAAATCACCGAGAGACACAGAGGGGCATGGAACTCATACGGCTTCAACAGCAGCTGGATCCGTGGTTCAAAACGCCAGTATGTTTGAATACGCAAATGGAGAAGCGAGAGGCATGGCGACAAAAGCTAGGATTGCTGTGTACAAGATCTGTTGGAACCAAGGCTGTTTGGACTCGGATATACTCGCAGCGATGGATCAAGCAATTGCCGATGGTGTTCATGTCATCTCACTATCCGTTGGCGCCAAAGGCCTAGCTCCTAAGTACGATCGCGACTCAATCGCGATTGGAGCGTTTGGAGCGATGGAACATGGTGTTATTGTGTCTTGTTCCGTTGGAAATTCTGGCCCCAAACCTTTCACCGCCGTAAATATCGCGCCGTGGATTTTAACAGTTGGTGCCTCCACCATTGATAGGGAGTTTCCTGCCGATGTGGTTCTCGGCAACGGTAGAATCTTCAGAGGTGTGTCACTCTACACTGGGGATCCACTCAATGCCACTCATCTCCCATTAGTTTTGGCCGATGAATGTGGAAGCAGACTTTGCGTGGCTGGAAAACTCAATCCCTCTCTAGTTTCTGGAAAAATTGTTGTTTGTGATCGTGGAGGCGGCAAGAGAGTAGAGAAGGGACGCGCCGTTAAACTCGCGGGTGGTGCCGGAATGATCCTTGCCAACACTAAGACTACAGGTGAAGAGCTTGTTGCCGACTCACATCTAATCCCGGCGACCATGGTAGGTAAGACTGCCGGCGATGAAATCAAGCGATATGCAGACTCAAAATCATCTCCAACTGCAACCATTGCCTTCCGAGGAACGGTGATGGGAAATTCTTTACTGGCCCCAAAGGTCGCCTCATTCTCCAGCCGCGGTCCGAACCGGCTCACCCCAGAAATTCTTAAACCGGATGTCATAGCCCCAGGTGTCAACATTTTGGCCGGTTGGACCGGGTCCAATTCTCCAACCGGTTTAGACATGGACGAGAGACGAGTCGAGTTCAATATAATTTCCGGCACGTCCATGGCTTGTCCGCACGTGAGCGGACTGGCTGCTTTGCTTCGCAAAGCTCACCCTGACTGGTCCCCAGCAGCCATAAAATCTGCGTTAATGACAACAGCTTATAATTCGGACAATTCTGGGAGCCAAATTACCGATCTTGCCACCGGCAATAAATCAACACCGTTGATTCATGGGTCCGGCCACGTGAACCCCATCGGAGCCCTCGATCCAGGTTTGGTATACGACATTGGTCCCGACGACTACGTAACCTTCCTTTGCTCCGTTGGATACTCTGAAAACATTGAAATTTTTGTAAGAGACGGTACAAAGGTGAATTGTGATTCGCAGAAGATGAAACCAGGCGATCTGAATTACCCATCATTCTCAGTGGTATTCAACGCCGACAGTGCTGTAATTAAACGCGGCAGGGTGGTGAAACACAAGAGGGTGGTTAGAAACGTTGGCAGTTCGAAGAATGCAGTGTACTCGGTGAAGGTGAATCCTCCGCCATCCGTTAAAATCAATGTTTCACCGAGTAAGCTTGTGTTCACTGAAAAGAATCAAGTGGCATCGTATGAGGTTACGTTCACTAGCGTTGGAGCTTCTCTCATGACGGAGTTTGGGTCTATAGAATGGACCGATGGGTCCCATAGGGTGAGGAGCCCAGTGGCCGTCAGGTGGCATAACGATTTAGTGGCTTCGAtgtga